One window of Pelobates fuscus isolate aPelFus1 chromosome 9, aPelFus1.pri, whole genome shotgun sequence genomic DNA carries:
- the ZBTB43 gene encoding zinc finger and BTB domain-containing protein 43 → MELGTNSFRVEFPDFSNTILQKLNQQRQLGQLCDISIVVQGHLFRAHKAVLAASSPYFCDQVLLKNSKRVILPDVMNPRVFENILLSSYTGRLSLPAHEIVSYLTAASFLQMWHVVDKCTELLEGNPTLLCQKTNLSNDHQSPSSSNYNGLAENFELGTGGQTDFRKGEEIREGDHEDESPKDDELSSQLTEHEYLPSNSSTEHDQLSTEMTSQDGEEGASDSADYHYTRPVYIKPSIMSHKRWVHVKPERFEQECESVEVHPPFEDHVSESINSGQVEPAIQSSGVGDAFDFCNKKAIELDGHSNNNHYDDHVDFYGASMEEFSGERDDHPEGQGGENTSAGYSEGIDVAAGIKEETSPSGFTAVVYKLYPCQCGKSFTHKSQRDRHMSMHLGLRPYGCGVCGKKFKMKHHLVGHMKIHTGIKPYECNICGKRFMWRDSFHRHVTSCSKSYHASKGGEQAQNESQI, encoded by the coding sequence ATGGAGCTAGGGACCAACTCTTTCCGTGTGGAGTTCCCTGATTTTTCCAACACCATTTTGCAGAAACTAAACCAACAACGTCAGCTCGGGCAATTATGTGACATCTCCATTGTTGTTCAGGGCCACCTCTTCAGAGCACACAAAGCTGTCCTTGCAGCGAGTTCACCATACTTTTGTGACCAAGTACTTCTCAAAAACAGCAAGAGAGTCATTCTTCCTGATGTGATGAATCCAAGGGTATTTGAGAACATTCTTCTGTCCTCCTACACGGGAAGGCTGTCCCTGCCAGCTCACGAGATTGTGAGTTACCTAACAGCCGCAAGCTTTCTGCAAATGTGGCATGTTGTTGATAAGTGCACAGAACTTTTGGAAGGTAACCCAACACTCCTGTGTCAGAAGACAAATCTCAGTAATGATCATCAATCCCCAAGTAGCAGCAACTATAATGGCCTTGCAGAGAACTTTGAGCTCGGGACAGGAGGACAAACTGACTTTCGAAAGGGAGAGGAAATAAGAGAAGGAGACCATGAGGACGAGAGCCCAAAAGATGATGAATTGTCTTCTCAGTTGACAGAGCATGAGTACCTACCTAGCAACTCTTCCACCGAACATGACCAACTCAGCACAGAGATGACTAGTCAAGATGGAGAAGAAGGTGCCAGCGACAGTGCTGATTACCACTACACCCGCCCAGTGTACATTAAACCAAGCATTATGTCACACAAACGATGGGTCCATGTGAAACCAGAAAGATTTGAGCAGGAATGTGAAAGTGTGGAGGTTCACCCTCCCTTTGAAGATCATGTTTCAGAATCCATTAACAGTGGGCAGGTGGAACCTGCAATCCAGTCGTCTGGAGTAGGAGATGCTTTTGACTTCTGTAATAAAAAGGCCATAGAACTAGATGGCCACAGTAATAATAACCATTATGACGATCATGTTGACTTCTATGGGGCTTCCATGGAAGAGTTTTCTGGAGAACGCGATGACCACCCTGAAGGCCAAGGGGGTGAAAACACTTCAGCAGGGTATTCAGAAGGTATCGATGTGGCTGCTGGCATTAAAGAGGAAACCTCTCCATCTGGTTTTACCGCAGTTGTTTACAAACTCTACCCTTGCCAGTGTGGTAAAAGTTTTACGCACAAGAGCCAGAGGGATAGACACATGAGCATGCATCTTGGTCTCCGACCTTATGGATGTGGTGTCTgcggtaagaaattcaaaatgaaGCATCATCTTGTAGGTCACATGAAAATTCACACAGGAATAAAACCATACGAGTGTAATATCTGCGGTAAACGGTTTATGTGGCGAGACAGTTTCCACCGGCACGTCACATCTTGTTCAAAATCCTACCACGCATCAAAGGGGGGAGAGCAGGCACAGAACGAAAGCCAAATATGA